Proteins co-encoded in one Blastocatellia bacterium genomic window:
- a CDS encoding tetratricopeptide repeat protein yields the protein MKKFLAIAAFLACVAAPALAQDWDHAVSLFNQKQTRAAIREFHTLLKANPDAWQSWYYIGFGHYQLQEYEDTLDAFGNYVKASAKDDKAQITGHYFLGWADYQLQRYDKAIPEFTQYVALATKGNEKIDVTARGALGRAYIFTQKYAEAVEPLAAAAAEMKTNASNYYLLGFAHYKLNHIEPATTALNQALTIDPKEPDALALLTEIYFAQMKQSPTAVRQAIATGERLMLVRNDERSWALLGQAYLFDKQYAKAAPLLDKYARLHLDSVPAWYNLGVAYSRSEQWKPAAQALEQAVKLQPTNLAANLELAYVYESDKQYDKALAAYQRAYDASGGKDETARTGIDRVKQTKPQGQEAGSRKQ from the coding sequence ATGAAGAAGTTTCTCGCAATCGCCGCCTTCCTGGCGTGCGTCGCTGCGCCGGCGCTGGCGCAGGACTGGGACCACGCCGTTTCGCTGTTCAATCAGAAGCAGACGCGCGCCGCCATCCGCGAATTTCACACTCTCTTGAAAGCCAACCCTGACGCCTGGCAGTCGTGGTATTACATCGGCTTCGGCCATTATCAACTGCAAGAGTACGAGGACACGCTCGACGCCTTTGGCAACTATGTAAAGGCCAGCGCCAAAGACGACAAGGCGCAGATCACCGGCCATTACTTCCTCGGCTGGGCCGACTATCAACTGCAACGCTACGACAAAGCGATCCCCGAATTCACGCAGTACGTCGCGCTGGCCACGAAGGGCAATGAGAAGATAGACGTGACCGCGCGCGGCGCGCTGGGCCGCGCTTACATCTTCACGCAAAAGTATGCCGAAGCGGTCGAGCCGCTTGCCGCCGCTGCCGCGGAGATGAAGACTAATGCGTCGAACTATTACCTGCTCGGCTTTGCGCATTACAAGCTGAACCACATCGAGCCGGCGACGACGGCGTTGAATCAAGCGCTCACCATTGACCCGAAAGAGCCGGACGCGCTCGCCCTGTTGACTGAGATTTACTTCGCGCAGATGAAGCAGAGCCCGACGGCGGTGCGCCAGGCGATTGCCACCGGCGAGCGTTTGATGCTGGTGCGCAACGACGAGCGCTCGTGGGCGCTGCTCGGTCAGGCTTATCTATTCGATAAGCAGTACGCCAAGGCCGCGCCGCTGCTCGACAAGTACGCCCGCCTGCACCTGGATTCGGTGCCGGCGTGGTACAACCTCGGCGTCGCCTATTCGCGCTCGGAACAATGGAAGCCCGCCGCCCAGGCGCTGGAGCAGGCGGTCAAGCTGCAACCGACGAATCTGGCGGCGAACCTTGAGCTGGCCTACGTTTACGAAAGCGACAAGCAATACGACAAGGCGCTCGCGGCTTACCAGCGCGCCTATGACGCTTCGGGCGGCAAAGACGAGACCGCGCGCACCGGCATTGACCGCGTCAAGCAAACCAAACCGCAGGGGCAGGAAGCAGGAAGCCGGAAGCAGTAG
- a CDS encoding aldose 1-epimerase: MSYQTFQHTRNYGCRITELILAGHRAVALENEKLRVTLLADKGTDVYEFLYKPRDVDFMWRTWAGLRDRSLYWPSSPRPAGPHNDFYEGGWQEMFPNCGAPSEHQGAEVGQHGEVLLLPWRYAITKDDVEEIEVRFDVRTVRTPFHLVKTVSLRRNEAVLRIHERVTNEGGQPVDFTWGHHPAFGWPFIDESCRVDVPPCRIRTIEDYTPTSSRLKPRQLKDWPQADAAGGGQVDLSRIPGPTVAAADMVFLEGITDGWYAITNTAKRVGFALRYPAEVFKVLWYWQVYRGGRDYPWWSATYNIALEPCASYPMLMHAAARGEALSLKPGESREIELLAIAYEGLERVGQVSADGEVSSRQ, translated from the coding sequence ATGAGCTATCAAACTTTCCAGCACACGCGCAACTATGGCTGCCGCATCACTGAGCTCATTCTGGCGGGCCACCGCGCGGTGGCGCTCGAAAACGAAAAGTTGCGCGTCACCTTGCTTGCCGACAAAGGCACGGACGTTTACGAGTTTCTCTACAAGCCGCGCGACGTGGATTTCATGTGGCGGACGTGGGCCGGCTTGCGCGACCGCTCGCTCTACTGGCCGTCGAGCCCGCGCCCGGCGGGTCCGCACAATGATTTCTATGAGGGCGGCTGGCAGGAGATGTTCCCGAATTGCGGCGCGCCGTCCGAGCATCAGGGCGCAGAGGTCGGCCAGCATGGCGAAGTCTTGCTGCTGCCGTGGCGCTACGCTATCACCAAAGACGATGTGGAAGAGATCGAAGTGCGCTTCGACGTGCGCACCGTGCGGACGCCGTTTCATCTGGTCAAGACCGTCAGCTTGCGACGCAATGAGGCGGTGCTGCGCATCCACGAGCGCGTCACCAATGAAGGCGGGCAGCCGGTTGATTTCACCTGGGGACATCACCCGGCATTCGGCTGGCCGTTTATTGACGAGAGCTGCCGCGTAGACGTGCCGCCCTGCCGCATTCGCACCATCGAAGACTACACGCCGACCTCATCGCGCTTGAAACCCCGGCAGCTCAAGGATTGGCCGCAGGCCGACGCTGCCGGCGGTGGTCAGGTGGACCTGTCGCGCATTCCCGGCCCCACGGTCGCCGCCGCCGATATGGTTTTTCTCGAAGGCATCACCGACGGCTGGTACGCCATCACTAATACGGCAAAGCGCGTCGGCTTTGCGCTGCGTTACCCGGCAGAGGTCTTCAAGGTGCTGTGGTACTGGCAGGTCTATCGCGGCGGGCGCGATTACCCGTGGTGGAGCGCGACGTATAACATCGCCCTGGAGCCGTGCGCCAGCTACCCGATGTTGATGCACGCGGCGGCGCGCGGCGAAGCGCTCTCGTTGAAGCCGGGCGAGAGCCGCGAGATCGAATTGCTGGCCATCGCTTATGAAGGACTAGAGCGCGTCGGGCAGGTCAGCGCGGACGGGGAAGTCAGCAGTAGGCAGTAG
- a CDS encoding S9 family peptidase, with the protein MRRLVPLTLLILSLATFALAQSGKTPTIEQSLNIKSAGGPRISPDGRLVAYQVQETNWEENAFETEIWIAVVGSGERYQLTNAKKSSMSPQWSSDSKRLAFVSDRDGKRQLYVIAPSGGEAIQLTSLESGVNSFAWSPDGRRIAFTAAEPESKARKERKEKYGEFEIVRGDYVMTHLWMIEAEEGKSRKPEPVRLTEGTTYSVGGFSWSPDSTRIAFSATRNPDLTASDTSDLYVLTVGDKGIKKIVDTRGPDNNPVWSPDGRQIAFETANAQEFFFFQNSFIAKVSGDGGKPEVLTASFDEDPMLQAWSPEGIYFTSQQKTSSHLFRLNPATKAIEQMSRPASFASSQYSFTRDYSQAAFAAAAPNEAVEVYVSPLSAFAPRKLTAMGEQYKDFQLAKREVIEWKSTDGTPIEGVLIKPADFDPAKKYPLLVVIHGGPTGVDNPLLRADRYYPLEMFAAKGAVILRPNYRGSAGYGERFRSLNVRNLGVGDYWDVISGVDHLIAQGFVDKDRVGAMGWSQGGYISAFITASSDRFKAVSVGAGISDWMTYYANTDITPFTRQYLKATPWDDAEVYRKTSPIAYIKNARTPTLIQHGELDRRVPIPNAYELRQALEDRGVPVKMIVYKGFGHGIDKPKQQRAVMEHNFEWFSQWIWDEKPAQEGR; encoded by the coding sequence GCCTCGTCGCCTATCAGGTGCAGGAGACCAACTGGGAAGAGAACGCTTTCGAGACCGAGATATGGATTGCGGTCGTCGGCAGCGGCGAGCGTTACCAACTGACGAACGCCAAGAAGTCGAGCATGAGCCCGCAGTGGTCATCAGACTCAAAGCGTCTCGCCTTCGTCTCCGACCGTGATGGCAAGCGGCAGCTTTATGTGATTGCGCCGAGCGGCGGCGAAGCCATCCAGTTGACCAGCCTGGAGAGCGGCGTCAACTCGTTTGCCTGGTCGCCCGATGGTCGCCGCATCGCCTTTACTGCCGCCGAGCCCGAAAGCAAAGCGCGCAAAGAGCGCAAAGAGAAATACGGCGAGTTCGAGATCGTGCGCGGCGATTACGTGATGACGCACCTGTGGATGATCGAGGCGGAAGAAGGCAAGAGCAGGAAGCCTGAGCCTGTGCGCCTCACCGAAGGCACGACGTACAGCGTCGGCGGTTTTAGCTGGTCGCCCGATTCAACGCGCATTGCCTTCAGCGCGACGCGCAATCCCGACTTAACCGCTTCGGACACCAGCGACCTCTACGTTTTGACGGTCGGCGACAAAGGCATCAAGAAGATCGTTGACACGCGCGGCCCGGACAATAATCCCGTCTGGTCGCCCGATGGCCGGCAGATCGCTTTTGAAACCGCCAATGCGCAGGAGTTCTTTTTCTTTCAAAACAGTTTCATCGCCAAAGTCAGCGGCGACGGCGGCAAACCGGAAGTGTTGACCGCGAGCTTTGACGAAGACCCGATGTTGCAGGCATGGTCACCCGAAGGCATCTACTTCACCAGCCAGCAGAAAACTTCTTCGCACCTCTTCCGCCTGAACCCCGCGACCAAAGCCATCGAACAGATGAGCCGCCCGGCGAGCTTTGCCTCGTCACAGTATTCGTTCACGCGGGATTACAGCCAGGCGGCCTTTGCCGCCGCCGCGCCGAACGAAGCGGTCGAAGTGTATGTTTCGCCACTCTCCGCTTTTGCGCCGCGCAAGCTCACGGCGATGGGCGAGCAGTACAAAGATTTTCAACTGGCGAAGCGCGAAGTGATCGAGTGGAAGTCAACCGACGGCACGCCCATCGAAGGCGTGCTGATCAAGCCCGCCGACTTCGACCCGGCGAAGAAGTACCCGCTGCTGGTGGTCATTCACGGCGGGCCGACGGGCGTTGACAACCCGTTGCTGCGCGCCGACCGTTATTACCCGCTGGAGATGTTCGCCGCCAAGGGCGCGGTGATCCTGCGCCCGAATTATCGCGGCTCAGCCGGCTACGGCGAGAGGTTCCGCTCGCTGAACGTGCGCAACCTCGGCGTCGGCGATTACTGGGATGTGATTTCGGGAGTTGACCACCTGATCGCGCAGGGCTTTGTCGACAAGGATCGCGTCGGCGCGATGGGCTGGAGCCAGGGCGGCTACATCTCTGCGTTCATCACCGCGAGCAGCGACCGCTTCAAAGCGGTGTCGGTGGGCGCGGGCATCTCCGACTGGATGACCTATTACGCCAACACCGACATCACGCCGTTCACGCGGCAGTATTTGAAAGCGACGCCGTGGGACGACGCCGAAGTTTACCGCAAGACCTCGCCCATCGCTTACATCAAGAACGCGCGCACGCCGACCTTGATTCAGCACGGCGAGCTGGACAGGCGCGTGCCGATCCCGAACGCCTACGAGTTGCGGCAGGCGCTCGAAGACCGCGGCGTGCCGGTGAAGATGATCGTCTACAAAGGCTTCGGTCACGGCATCGATAAGCCTAAACAGCAGCGCGCCGTGATGGAGCATAACTTCGAGTGGTTCAGCCAGTGGATATGGGACGAGAAGCCTGCACAAGAAGGCCGCTAG
- the queC gene encoding 7-cyano-7-deazaguanine synthase QueC gives MEKRKAVVLLSGGLDSATALAVAIAEGYAAYAMSFRYGQRHAVELESARRVAAAMGVARHLVVDIDLRAIGGSALTDEIEVPKARSSAEMSAGIPVTYVPARNTIFLSFALGWAEVLGAAEIFIGVNALDYSGYPDCRPEYIEAFERMANLATKAGVEGRLRLKIHTPLIAMSKAEIIRRGLELGVDYALTHSCYDPTAGGLACGRCDSCLLRQKGFAEAGARDPLVYAGD, from the coding sequence ATGGAAAAGCGAAAAGCAGTGGTGCTGTTGAGCGGCGGGCTCGATTCGGCGACGGCGCTCGCTGTGGCCATCGCTGAAGGGTATGCCGCTTACGCGATGTCGTTTCGCTACGGGCAGCGCCACGCGGTAGAGCTTGAGAGCGCCCGGCGCGTCGCCGCGGCGATGGGCGTGGCGCGCCATCTCGTCGTTGACATAGACCTGCGCGCCATCGGCGGCTCGGCGCTCACGGATGAAATCGAAGTCCCGAAAGCGCGCTCTAGCGCAGAGATGTCCGCGGGGATTCCGGTGACTTATGTGCCGGCGCGCAACACGATCTTTCTCTCTTTTGCATTGGGCTGGGCCGAAGTGCTGGGCGCGGCGGAAATCTTCATCGGCGTCAACGCTCTCGACTATTCCGGTTATCCCGACTGTCGCCCGGAATACATTGAAGCCTTCGAGCGCATGGCGAATCTCGCAACCAAAGCCGGCGTTGAAGGCCGCCTGCGATTGAAGATTCACACGCCGCTGATTGCGATGAGCAAAGCCGAAATCATTCGCCGCGGCCTTGAGCTTGGCGTCGATTACGCGCTGACGCACAGTTGCTATGACCCGACGGCGGGCGGGCTGGCCTGCGGCAGATGCGATAGCTGTCTGCTCAGACAAAAAGGCTTCGCCGAAGCCGGCGCGCGCGACCCGCTGGTTTATGCCGGCGACTAG